A single region of the Thermoanaerobacterium aotearoense genome encodes:
- a CDS encoding radical SAM protein: MVSQVCNICPRNCNVDRSTKVGFCGMLSEIHVAKAYLHEWEEPCISGSRGSGTVFFTGCNLRCVFCQNYKISQENFGVSVSPEKLADIFMNLEKAGAHNINLVTPTIFIPKIKEAIITARNNGLSMPIVYNSNAYENLESLKTLDGLIDIYLPDLKYYSDEVAVKYSNAPHYFEFATKAILEMYRQVGNPVFDNDGIMKKGIIIRHLILPGKLDETKKILRWIKDNLPKEVYVSLMGQYTPFYNASKYKELNRRISKKEYEEAIEYFFEIGLENGFVQDDESASENFIPDFDLEGIF, from the coding sequence ATGGTATCACAAGTATGCAATATATGTCCGAGAAATTGTAATGTTGATCGCAGTACAAAAGTAGGCTTTTGCGGCATGTTAAGTGAAATACATGTAGCAAAAGCATATCTTCATGAGTGGGAAGAACCTTGCATAAGTGGCAGCAGAGGGTCTGGGACGGTATTTTTCACAGGCTGCAATTTAAGATGTGTATTTTGCCAAAACTACAAAATCAGTCAAGAAAATTTTGGAGTAAGTGTTTCACCAGAAAAACTGGCAGATATTTTTATGAATTTAGAAAAAGCAGGTGCTCACAATATCAATCTCGTAACACCTACAATATTTATTCCAAAAATAAAAGAAGCCATAATAACAGCGAGAAACAATGGGCTTAGCATGCCTATCGTTTACAACTCAAACGCTTATGAGAATTTAGAATCTTTAAAGACTTTAGATGGACTCATAGATATATACCTGCCTGACCTAAAATATTACAGTGATGAAGTAGCTGTAAAATACTCTAATGCACCGCATTATTTTGAATTTGCCACAAAAGCGATTTTAGAAATGTATCGTCAAGTAGGCAATCCCGTATTTGACAACGACGGCATAATGAAAAAGGGGATAATTATACGCCATTTGATATTGCCAGGGAAATTAGATGAGACAAAAAAGATCCTTAGATGGATAAAAGATAATCTCCCTAAAGAAGTATACGTAAGCTTGATGGGACAATATACACCATTTTACAACGCAAGTAAATACAAAGAGCTAAATAGAAGGATAAGCAAAAAAGAATATGAAGAAGCGATAGAATACTTCTTCGAAATAGGATTGGAAAACGGGTTTGTACAGGATGATGAAAGTGCATCAGAAAATTTCATCCCTGATTTTGACTTAGAAGGCATCTTTTAA
- a CDS encoding RNA polymerase sigma factor has translation MHDEKQKNDDEFIKIYMKYKTPVYFYLLSILKDAGLSEDIMQETFIRVRTNIYKYGSINNLRTWIMKIARNLALNCLRDRKFELLNYEEINANVEEAVNVDEFVTDSIMINDMLNYLSNDEREIFSLHVFGCYTHREISEILNIPQGTVRWKYSIIKKKLRKLLKKY, from the coding sequence TTGCATGACGAAAAACAAAAAAATGACGATGAATTTATAAAAATATATATGAAGTACAAAACACCTGTGTATTTTTATCTTTTATCTATCCTGAAAGATGCTGGACTTTCAGAAGACATCATGCAAGAAACATTCATAAGAGTGAGAACAAACATCTATAAATATGGCTCTATTAATAATTTACGAACATGGATAATGAAAATTGCTCGGAATCTTGCTTTAAATTGTTTGCGGGATAGAAAGTTTGAATTATTAAATTATGAAGAAATAAATGCTAATGTTGAAGAAGCTGTAAATGTTGATGAGTTTGTGACGGATTCTATAATGATAAATGATATGCTGAATTATCTCAGTAATGATGAGAGAGAAATATTTTCGCTGCATGTCTTTGGATGTTATACACATAGAGAAATTAGTGAGATTTTGAATATTCCACAAGGTACTGTACGGTGGAAATATTCCATAATCAAGAAAAAACTTCGTAAATTATTAAAAAAATATTAG
- a CDS encoding LolA family protein, translated as MKLYNFYEECRKYANEHTPDVLEKVLKAPLNENTENTSEECQKRSVWNYLLTSFIAAAILMSLSVIFVNIHFLGSSKKNEIAPKVTLSTSYNIVYAMQKTYDNIKTIVIEGKEISKNMKTNVVLSNNSWKEIYAGPLNYRYEMPDFIRVVNGDKSWNYYKDLNRIEIIPSDPSGSPFLALKSKIDDIAKNDSYKLVGSEKIDGIDTNVIEVRSGNSKNDNWVETYWIDKKTNFILKQETCHNDIKTVITYKTDFASDVDKESLKPNFPSNVPVINRLSDFNIFRSISDAQKAVNFDIIVPDKIPKGFKLFEVWKYKNENAIELDYYNEDFTKFIFIQEYHKDKTTVNIMSNLNDEVLKRLKDDLNK; from the coding sequence ATGAAGTTGTATAACTTTTATGAGGAATGTCGCAAGTATGCTAATGAGCATACGCCTGATGTATTAGAAAAGGTATTGAAAGCACCTTTAAACGAAAATACAGAAAATACAAGCGAAGAGTGTCAAAAAAGATCAGTATGGAATTATTTGTTGACATCATTCATAGCAGCGGCTATTTTGATGTCTTTATCAGTAATATTTGTTAATATACATTTTTTAGGATCAAGTAAGAAAAATGAAATTGCTCCTAAGGTTACTTTAAGTACATCATATAATATTGTCTATGCTATGCAAAAAACTTATGACAATATTAAAACTATTGTAATTGAGGGCAAAGAAATATCAAAAAACATGAAGACAAATGTGGTTTTATCTAATAATTCCTGGAAAGAAATATATGCTGGCCCATTAAACTATCGATATGAAATGCCTGATTTTATAAGAGTCGTAAATGGTGATAAGTCATGGAATTATTATAAAGACTTGAATCGGATTGAAATAATTCCTTCAGATCCATCTGGCTCACCTTTCTTAGCCCTTAAATCAAAAATAGATGATATAGCAAAAAATGATAGTTATAAATTGGTAGGCAGCGAAAAAATAGATGGAATTGATACCAATGTAATTGAAGTAAGATCAGGTAATTCTAAGAATGATAACTGGGTAGAGACTTATTGGATAGATAAAAAGACAAATTTCATTTTAAAACAAGAAACTTGCCATAACGATATTAAAACTGTAATAACGTATAAGACAGACTTTGCTTCTGACGTTGACAAGGAAAGTTTAAAACCTAATTTTCCTTCAAACGTTCCTGTAATTAATAGACTAAGTGATTTTAATATTTTTCGTTCAATTAGTGATGCCCAGAAAGCTGTAAATTTTGATATAATTGTACCAGATAAGATTCCTAAAGGTTTTAAGCTATTTGAGGTATGGAAATATAAAAATGAAAATGCCATTGAGCTTGACTACTACAACGAGGATTTTACAAAATTTATATTTATACAAGAATACCATAAAGATAAGACAACTGTAAATATTATGTCAAATTTAAATGACGAAGTATTAAAACGATTGAAGGATGATTTGAATAAATAG
- a CDS encoding peptidoglycan-binding domain-containing protein, translated as MNSFQTNNKSEVKIMTYPFTRTLTEGNTGQDVYRLQYALNAVGRYYLISSCNCKADGIFGPETKNALMSFQAWDNITVDGIFGNISSDHLVKRYNAGPVAVWGEKPLDQVFQS; from the coding sequence ATGAATTCCTTTCAAACAAATAATAAAAGCGAGGTGAAAATAATGACATATCCTTTTACGCGTACATTAACTGAGGGCAATACGGGACAAGATGTGTACAGATTACAATATGCATTAAATGCCGTCGGCAGATACTATTTAATTTCAAGCTGTAACTGCAAAGCAGATGGCATATTTGGACCAGAAACTAAAAATGCTTTAATGTCTTTTCAAGCCTGGGACAATATAACTGTAGATGGAATTTTCGGAAATATAAGTTCAGATCACCTTGTAAAAAGATACAATGCTGGTCCAGTTGCAGTATGGGGTGAAAAACCGTTAGATCAGGTTTTTCAATCTTAA
- a CDS encoding VPS10 domain-containing protein, giving the protein MKRLFIGLLVLTIFLSGCVSKTNDVIKNNNAKQTYDFQYIKMMTQYNGWALGENKIYITSDKGKTWIDVSPATKNNIFSWYFLNENYSWVLYSDGTLHETRNRGKSWVGSKVPFTMGKLFFLQKKDGLNGWMLKEYGPASGDNPIDVYKLIDSKWKLISKGKMPNNSLKDDNSISFEGEKTSFIFLPDAKTGIITVEYRIPGKYGLYLSSDSGYTWNKKDIPLLSKFKDDSILFYSPNFFDCEKETIVILPVCIYDIKHNDYQIIFMNSSDDGSTWKELSSFSIKEKPIEINLVDKNNWIILTNNSLFITNNNGKTWNKIKPPKNTVQIQFIDSKNGWALVKSQLDTHLYYSNNGGSSWEKLF; this is encoded by the coding sequence ATGAAAAGACTTTTTATTGGCTTGTTGGTTTTGACAATATTTTTAAGTGGTTGTGTAAGCAAAACAAATGATGTTATAAAGAATAACAATGCCAAGCAAACATATGATTTTCAGTATATTAAAATGATGACACAATACAATGGTTGGGCTTTAGGAGAAAATAAAATTTATATTACTAGCGATAAAGGTAAGACATGGATTGATGTATCACCTGCTACTAAAAATAACATTTTTTCATGGTACTTTTTAAACGAAAATTATTCTTGGGTGCTTTATTCAGATGGAACTTTACATGAGACCAGAAATAGAGGCAAAAGTTGGGTTGGTTCTAAAGTTCCTTTTACAATGGGCAAGTTATTTTTTCTTCAAAAAAAAGATGGATTAAATGGTTGGATGTTAAAAGAATATGGGCCGGCTTCTGGAGATAATCCTATTGACGTGTATAAATTAATAGATAGTAAATGGAAACTTATTAGCAAAGGGAAAATGCCAAACAATTCGTTAAAAGATGATAATTCAATTTCATTTGAAGGCGAAAAGACATCTTTCATTTTTTTACCTGATGCTAAGACTGGCATTATCACAGTAGAATATCGTATACCGGGAAAATATGGATTGTACTTAAGCAGTGATAGTGGCTATACATGGAATAAAAAAGATATACCATTACTTTCAAAATTCAAAGATGATAGCATTTTATTTTATTCTCCTAATTTTTTTGATTGCGAAAAAGAAACTATCGTAATTTTACCGGTTTGTATTTACGATATTAAGCATAATGACTATCAAATAATTTTTATGAACAGTAGTGATGATGGCTCAACATGGAAAGAATTATCGTCATTTTCAATAAAAGAAAAACCGATTGAGATAAATTTAGTAGATAAAAATAATTGGATTATTTTAACAAATAATTCGCTGTTTATTACAAATAACAACGGTAAAACCTGGAATAAAATTAAGCCTCCTAAGAATACAGTACAAATACAATTTATAGATTCTAAAAATGGATGGGCTTTAGTTAAATCACAATTGGATACACATTTATATTACAGTAATAATGGTGGATCTTCATGGGAAAAACTGTTTTAA
- a CDS encoding VPS10 domain-containing protein, which yields MKRFLAGLLILALLLTGCGIAAKQINAINSSKSNESDIMWKWSFKNNHKTLENLQIFKSTDKGNSWTEINLPINTLPKDAYSDVYVENVVPYFLDSDNGWISWINNSDTILYMIKTTDGGKTWSKLSYKLPQLSQSISKIQFVTQNTGWLLAVSDGAAEQQIKYLFETNDGGKTWEKINVTSSDSYSGLPIVGTSTDMIFYGVDNGWVGVSNPVSADVILYRTVDGGNTWSKVSVPIPQGYEKYCILSASVPVFKDDKNGTLNVDFYRTNNGKAENHTVTYVTDDGGNTWSANSEKSIMK from the coding sequence ATGAAAAGATTTTTGGCTGGTCTATTGATTTTAGCTTTACTTTTAACTGGATGTGGAATTGCTGCAAAACAAATCAATGCAATTAATTCTTCAAAATCAAATGAATCTGATATTATGTGGAAATGGTCTTTTAAAAACAATCATAAAACATTAGAGAATTTACAGATTTTCAAGTCGACAGATAAAGGTAATTCATGGACTGAAATAAATTTACCTATAAACACTCTTCCAAAAGATGCATATAGTGACGTCTATGTGGAAAATGTTGTCCCATATTTTTTAGACTCTGATAATGGTTGGATTTCATGGATAAATAATAGCGATACAATATTGTATATGATTAAAACGACAGATGGAGGCAAAACGTGGAGCAAACTAAGTTATAAACTGCCGCAATTATCACAAAGCATTTCGAAAATCCAATTTGTAACGCAAAATACAGGATGGCTTTTAGCTGTGTCTGATGGCGCAGCGGAGCAGCAAATTAAATATTTATTTGAAACAAATGATGGAGGTAAGACGTGGGAAAAAATTAATGTTACTTCATCAGATTCCTATTCAGGTTTACCAATTGTAGGGACATCAACTGATATGATATTTTATGGCGTAGATAATGGATGGGTAGGTGTATCAAATCCGGTATCAGCGGATGTGATCTTGTATAGAACGGTTGATGGAGGCAATACGTGGAGTAAAGTTTCAGTTCCTATACCACAAGGCTATGAAAAATATTGTATCTTGTCGGCTTCAGTACCTGTATTTAAAGACGATAAAAACGGAACATTAAACGTCGATTTTTATAGGACAAACAATGGCAAAGCTGAAAATCACACTGTGACTTATGTGACAGATGATGGAGGAAACACTTGGTCAGCAAATAGCGAGAAATCTATTATGAAATAA
- a CDS encoding ATP-binding protein produces MVKRKIVKIDEEKCNGCGLCISPCVESAIVLVNGKAKVISEELCDGAGVCLNVCPTGALSIEEREAMPFNEEAALKHKAKISKDTCSYCGNSDDDAPILTYKYKGEIKQVCVRCLPALIHG; encoded by the coding sequence ATGGTTAAAAGAAAGATAGTAAAGATTGACGAAGAAAAGTGCAATGGATGCGGCCTTTGTATTTCACCATGTGTTGAAAGCGCAATAGTTTTAGTGAATGGAAAAGCCAAAGTCATAAGTGAAGAGCTTTGCGATGGCGCAGGTGTATGTTTGAATGTGTGTCCAACAGGTGCTTTGTCTATCGAAGAAAGGGAAGCCATGCCTTTCAACGAAGAAGCTGCACTTAAGCATAAGGCAAAAATCAGCAAAGACACATGCTCATATTGTGGCAACAGCGACGATGATGCACCAATTTTGACGTATAAATACAAAGGAGAGATAAAACAAGTCTGTGTAAGATGCCTTCCGGCTCTTATTCACGGTTAA
- a CDS encoding rubrerythrin family protein: MKNNMTAANLRSAFGGESMAYQRYKSWGKIAMQEGFKNVSKLFNAIAYAEEVHAGNHFKAHRDIEGDFLVPAMAGFGIGNTSNNLGKAISGELFEVNEMYATYIATAEFQQEQEALKSFTWAREAEKIHADLFKEAKLSVDMGKDVSFNEVHICSICGYTTIGPIPEKCPVCGAEKTKFVSF; the protein is encoded by the coding sequence ATGAAAAATAATATGACAGCAGCTAATCTGCGCTCTGCATTTGGCGGGGAAAGCATGGCATATCAAAGGTACAAATCGTGGGGTAAAATTGCCATGCAAGAAGGCTTTAAGAATGTATCAAAGCTCTTTAATGCCATAGCGTATGCAGAGGAAGTTCATGCAGGAAATCATTTTAAAGCACATAGAGATATCGAAGGAGACTTTTTAGTGCCGGCAATGGCTGGTTTCGGCATAGGAAATACGTCTAATAATTTAGGTAAAGCCATAAGCGGAGAGCTTTTTGAGGTAAACGAAATGTACGCAACTTACATCGCTACAGCAGAATTTCAACAAGAACAGGAAGCTTTAAAGTCATTTACATGGGCAAGAGAGGCTGAAAAAATTCACGCTGATCTTTTTAAAGAAGCAAAGCTGTCAGTGGACATGGGAAAAGACGTAAGCTTTAATGAAGTACATATTTGCAGTATTTGCGGCTATACTACGATAGGACCTATACCCGAGAAATGTCCTGTCTGTGGAGCAGAAAAAACGAAGTTTGTGTCATTTTAA
- a CDS encoding phosphoglycerate dehydrogenase has product MKGKVLITPRSLCHRKNDIVEMLRDYEVLINETGRPFDENELKELIQDVDGIIVGVDKITREILEKAKKLKVITKYGVGLDNIDIEYAKRLGIRVTYTPGANKESVADLVFTMILELSRQLFKMDKIVRDNRWDKVIGREVYGKVIGIIGTGNIGKSVAKRATGFDMKILGYDMQPDYDFARQIGMKYVDLQTLLKDSDYITLHIPFTKDMYHFIDREKLNMIKSTAFIVNTSRGELINEEALYEALKQKRLAGAALDVFEIEPPYNSKLIKLENVILSPHCGASTEDAIIKMNMMAVEGLKSVLEGKEPKFVYA; this is encoded by the coding sequence ATGAAAGGCAAAGTTTTGATAACACCGAGATCTTTGTGCCATAGGAAAAACGATATAGTTGAAATGCTAAGGGATTATGAGGTTCTAATCAATGAAACTGGAAGACCATTTGATGAAAATGAATTAAAGGAGCTTATACAGGATGTTGATGGCATTATCGTAGGTGTAGATAAAATAACGAGAGAAATTCTGGAGAAGGCTAAAAAATTAAAGGTTATCACAAAGTACGGCGTTGGATTAGATAATATTGACATAGAATACGCTAAAAGGTTAGGCATAAGGGTAACTTACACGCCTGGTGCAAATAAAGAATCTGTTGCTGATTTGGTGTTTACGATGATATTAGAACTTAGCAGACAACTGTTTAAGATGGATAAAATTGTGAGAGATAATAGATGGGATAAAGTCATTGGCAGGGAAGTATACGGAAAGGTCATCGGGATAATCGGAACGGGGAATATCGGCAAAAGCGTTGCAAAAAGGGCTACAGGATTTGACATGAAAATATTGGGTTACGATATGCAGCCTGATTATGACTTTGCAAGGCAGATAGGCATGAAATATGTTGATTTACAGACTTTGCTAAAAGATTCTGATTATATAACATTGCATATACCATTTACAAAAGATATGTACCATTTTATAGATAGAGAAAAACTAAATATGATTAAAAGTACTGCATTTATAGTCAATACTTCACGTGGAGAGCTTATAAATGAGGAGGCTCTGTACGAAGCTTTAAAGCAAAAGAGATTGGCTGGTGCAGCATTAGATGTGTTTGAAATAGAGCCTCCTTATAATAGTAAATTGATTAAACTGGAAAATGTAATACTTTCTCCACATTGTGGCGCATCAACTGAAGACGCAATAATTAAAATGAATATGATGGCTGTAGAGGGTCTTAAAAGTGTTTTAGAAGGCAAAGAACCTAAATTTGTATACGCATAA
- a CDS encoding sigma-54-dependent transcriptional regulator gives MDFKNSESIKRSDKVYKKLKELTESLNLNDFNGPLGYDALYIGKLLNISRSNTSRELNKLLKSGKAIKIKGKPVLYLDKLYFKENFSYRFTKSVFEDREDFVNTLTNAGIMKKEAFQINSHNQNKLINAKKIGNKYSESILDNIIGAKSSLKEQVSKAKAAILYPPNGLHTLIIGPTGVGKSTFAEMMYKFGVEAKVFKSNSPFVIFNCADYAQNPQLLMSQLFGHIKGAFTGADREKRGLIEEADGGILFLDEIHRMPPEGQEMLFTLIDNGKYRRLGETENVRSVKVLIIAATTENPHSALLHTFLRRIPMVIQLPSLDKRTLIERFLFTYQFFYEEYERLNVPIKLENDALKAIMLYDCPGNIGQLKSDIKLICARAFLDYIIEEKEMVEVCLSTLPQNVKEGLLKIHNLREEIVFREISNNGDIVFNKNTMDVKDKLNINFLKSSYSADDDLYDFIMDNWEKFNRQGMPSEHIRENIENQIQLYYKNYLYPIEQDTDGVNRSVLFKFVDPYILTAVEYAFNAVRESFDGVITQKAIYLLSFHIKTMIERLKVGIAISHPDRESIAKSYKSAYHAANLIKERLEEKLNIEIPEDETAFIAMFLQALQYGKNSSKIGILVMAHGNSTASSIAEVTNRLLGTDHVRALDMPLEEKPEVTLDKAINIIKEIDQGKGVLILVDMGLLRTFSDIITEKTGIKTRTIEMVSTPLVLEATRKALTPDMDIDNLVDEIVSLHPLLSGDSTMGDMNSGTTNISLYEKNLKDLLSQTLNFLNPDKVYPVLKGILNDILNEKDKKVEDEIWIKFLFHCACLIERAIRKDYLPNSDLDVIKNRNNGSFQLIKKHFEAVENLFGIEIPDSEYAYVAEMIDTYIDTLDIRDMTHI, from the coding sequence ATGGATTTCAAAAATAGTGAAAGCATAAAAAGAAGTGATAAAGTCTATAAAAAATTAAAGGAGCTGACGGAATCTTTAAATCTTAATGATTTTAACGGTCCTTTAGGATATGATGCTTTATATATAGGAAAGCTACTAAACATATCCAGAAGCAATACCAGCAGGGAACTTAACAAGCTATTAAAATCAGGAAAAGCGATAAAAATAAAAGGTAAGCCAGTTTTGTATTTAGATAAGTTGTATTTTAAGGAAAACTTTAGTTACCGCTTTACAAAGTCTGTTTTTGAAGATAGGGAAGATTTTGTGAATACATTAACAAATGCAGGAATAATGAAAAAAGAAGCATTTCAGATTAACTCACATAATCAAAATAAACTTATCAATGCCAAAAAAATTGGCAATAAATATTCTGAAAGCATACTTGATAATATCATCGGTGCTAAAAGCAGCTTAAAAGAGCAAGTTTCAAAGGCAAAAGCAGCCATATTATATCCTCCAAATGGGCTTCATACGTTGATAATTGGACCTACAGGTGTTGGAAAATCTACATTTGCTGAAATGATGTACAAGTTTGGAGTGGAAGCGAAAGTTTTTAAAAGCAATTCTCCTTTTGTAATATTTAATTGTGCCGATTATGCTCAAAATCCTCAATTGCTTATGTCCCAACTATTCGGTCATATAAAAGGTGCTTTTACTGGAGCAGATAGAGAAAAAAGAGGCCTTATTGAAGAAGCTGATGGCGGCATATTATTTTTGGATGAGATTCACCGAATGCCGCCGGAAGGACAGGAGATGTTGTTTACCCTTATTGACAATGGGAAATACAGACGGTTGGGAGAGACTGAAAATGTTAGAAGTGTAAAAGTTTTGATTATTGCTGCTACAACTGAAAATCCGCATTCGGCTTTACTTCACACTTTCTTAAGGCGCATTCCGATGGTGATTCAATTGCCAAGCCTTGATAAAAGAACGTTGATTGAGCGCTTTTTATTCACATATCAGTTTTTTTATGAGGAATATGAGAGGCTAAATGTACCCATTAAATTAGAAAATGATGCGTTAAAAGCAATAATGCTTTATGACTGTCCGGGAAATATTGGACAATTGAAAAGTGATATAAAGTTAATCTGCGCAAGAGCATTTTTGGATTATATCATTGAGGAAAAAGAGATGGTAGAAGTCTGTCTATCAACTTTGCCGCAAAATGTAAAAGAAGGCCTTTTGAAAATTCACAATTTAAGGGAAGAAATAGTATTTAGGGAAATCAGCAATAATGGAGATATAGTATTTAACAAAAACACCATGGACGTAAAGGATAAATTGAACATTAATTTTTTAAAAAGCTCGTATAGCGCAGATGATGATTTATATGACTTCATAATGGACAATTGGGAAAAATTCAATAGACAAGGGATGCCATCAGAGCACATAAGGGAAAACATAGAAAATCAGATACAATTGTACTATAAAAATTATTTATATCCAATTGAACAGGATACTGATGGCGTCAACAGAAGTGTCTTGTTTAAATTTGTCGATCCGTATATATTAACTGCTGTGGAATATGCTTTTAATGCTGTTCGTGAAAGCTTTGATGGAGTCATAACGCAGAAAGCCATCTATCTGCTGTCATTTCACATAAAGACAATGATTGAGAGGCTTAAAGTAGGAATTGCTATTTCGCATCCTGATAGAGAAAGCATAGCAAAAAGCTATAAATCTGCTTACCATGCTGCAAATCTGATAAAAGAACGGCTTGAGGAAAAATTAAATATTGAAATTCCTGAAGATGAGACTGCTTTTATAGCCATGTTTTTACAGGCGTTGCAGTATGGGAAAAACAGCAGCAAGATTGGAATATTGGTTATGGCGCATGGAAATAGCACTGCCAGCAGTATTGCAGAAGTTACAAATAGACTTCTTGGCACTGATCATGTAAGAGCGTTGGATATGCCACTGGAAGAAAAACCAGAGGTAACTCTTGACAAGGCTATAAACATTATAAAAGAAATCGATCAAGGCAAAGGTGTGCTGATTCTGGTTGATATGGGGCTTCTAAGAACTTTTTCGGATATTATTACCGAAAAAACCGGTATAAAAACCAGGACGATTGAAATGGTCAGCACTCCATTAGTGCTTGAAGCTACAAGAAAGGCCTTGACTCCAGATATGGATATAGACAATTTGGTAGACGAAATAGTATCTTTGCATCCATTATTAAGTGGCGATAGCACCATGGGTGATATGAATTCAGGCACCACCAATATTTCGCTTTATGAAAAGAATTTAAAAGACCTTTTATCACAGACATTAAATTTTTTAAATCCTGATAAGGTTTATCCTGTCTTAAAAGGAATTTTAAATGATATTCTCAATGAGAAGGATAAAAAAGTAGAGGACGAGATATGGATAAAATTTTTATTTCATTGTGCTTGTTTGATAGAGAGGGCGATTAGAAAGGACTATTTGCCAAATAGCGATTTGGATGTAATAAAAAATCGCAACAATGGTTCGTTTCAATTGATAAAAAAGCATTTTGAGGCTGTAGAAAATCTCTTTGGGATAGAGATTCCAGATAGTGAGTACGCCTATGTAGCAGAAATGATTGACACATATATTGACACACTTGATATTAGGGACATGACACACATTTGA
- a CDS encoding PTS sugar transporter subunit IIA, which produces MAHILKTVNVSPKRHSFADRSFLWHGFCNIKFMKDKTSHFERMMILIGILVVTHGEFGKELLKSAELILGKQENVICLGLNEGDDVLKLKDKVRQGIIELDEGEGVLVLTDMFGGSPFNVTSANLKELTFNYLTGVNLPMLIEALSSRHSCDVNMLADMCYKSGIEGIRNMNKEILSK; this is translated from the coding sequence ATGGCACACATTTTAAAGACGGTGAATGTCTCTCCTAAGAGACATTCATTTGCAGATAGGTCATTTTTATGGCATGGTTTTTGCAATATAAAATTTATGAAAGACAAAACATCACATTTTGAAAGGATGATGATCTTGATAGGGATATTAGTCGTAACACACGGTGAGTTTGGCAAGGAATTATTAAAAAGTGCTGAATTAATATTAGGGAAACAGGAAAATGTCATATGTTTAGGATTAAATGAAGGTGATGATGTTTTAAAACTAAAAGATAAAGTAAGGCAAGGCATCATTGAGCTTGATGAAGGAGAAGGTGTGCTGGTCTTGACAGATATGTTTGGAGGAAGTCCTTTTAATGTGACGTCAGCCAACTTGAAGGAATTGACTTTTAATTATTTGACAGGAGTAAATTTGCCTATGCTTATTGAAGCATTGTCGTCAAGGCATAGCTGCGACGTCAATATGTTAGCTGATATGTGTTATAAATCAGGAATTGAAGGGATTAGAAACATGAATAAAGAAATTCTCAGCAAGTAA